A portion of the Punica granatum isolate Tunisia-2019 chromosome 7, ASM765513v2, whole genome shotgun sequence genome contains these proteins:
- the LOC116213977 gene encoding uncharacterized protein LOC116213977: MKKKKAEHEHEGDQEDEEQQELEILKAVAQAWYGHSGSSQATSEFDARRLSFRAQPSRFGLEAMNKNELSSMSSLSKERRFSRSMASGYWDFRQSLWDSYEILAVSRKLESGMVLDDPFMADHQDQVIRRRRESKNSLRNLFNLMSSRRFNESNVPQEQDSKF; the protein is encoded by the coding sequence atgaagaagaagaaggcagAGCATGAGCATGAAGGAGACCAAGAAGATGAAGAGCAGCAAGAGCTCGAAATCCTCAAGGCAGTTGCGCAGGCCTGGTACGGCCATTCGGGCAGCTCCCAAGCCACCAGCGAGTTCGATGCCCGCCGCCTCAGCTTCAGGGCCCAACCCTCAAGGTTCGGGCTCGAGGCAATGAACAAGAACGAGCTGTCATCGATGTCGTCGTTGTCCAAGGAGCGTAGATTCAGCAGGAGCATGGCCAGCGGCTATTGGGACTTCAGGCAATCCCTGTGGGACTCCTACGAGATACTGGCAGTTTCTAGGAAGCTCGAGTCGGGGATGGTGTTGGATGACCCGTTCATGGCGGATCACCAGGATCAGGTCATCAGGCGGCGGAGGGAGAGTAAGAATAGCCTCAGGAACCTGTTCAATCTCATGTCCTCGCGGAGATTCAATGAGTCGAATGTCCCACAAGAACAGGATTCGAAATTTTGA